Proteins encoded in a region of the Clostridia bacterium genome:
- a CDS encoding CRISPR-associated endonuclease Cas3'', with protein sequence MEFYSHPDKLLREHLVEVAREMERAIQASPALGGARLDLCGRLLAYCHDFGKYTSFFQDYLLRKKEHGTLHHHGFISAVFAAYQAGKGNFVSGEVFRGTTGQDYFPLVAYFVVLHHHGALGLVEEEVVRERELEGDFSNISNVSLRPRLKVALEQAKDLKVHADEIEAEYQESCGLSGVREFLDQWIQVFGGLHRLCYWLMNKELAEFRQGLFYKILYLYSLLIDADKRSAGGTASTRRLSLPPDLVDRYRRQVFGLDATGDGRQSEPEAEIKQMNQIRERLYHLATTNLIQALEGEAEPHLFTLTAPTGSGKTLTGFSVALKLRHWVEQHHGYSPRIIYCLPFTSIIDQNYGVIEEVLGMLPDFEANRSAYLIKHHHLSDVFYTEDGKERALDEAMLLVESWESEIVISTFIQFFYAIIGYRNRALKKLHNIAGSIVILDEVQSVKLEYWDLIGYALKLITKELGCYVLVMTATRPLLFAPGEAVELTGESETTRGLFSGLDRVELLCRTEKEIAIEDLLEEFKAIYQPGHSYLLVFNTINSSLNAYRQIRDMLAGDPTAEVFYLSTNIIPKERLSRVEEIKRRVGG encoded by the coding sequence GTCATGACTTCGGTAAGTACACCAGCTTCTTTCAAGACTACCTGCTGCGGAAGAAGGAGCATGGCACCCTGCATCACCACGGCTTTATCTCGGCCGTCTTTGCCGCCTATCAAGCGGGCAAGGGTAACTTTGTAAGTGGGGAGGTCTTCCGCGGAACTACAGGGCAAGACTACTTTCCGCTGGTAGCGTACTTTGTGGTATTACACCATCATGGGGCTCTAGGTCTAGTCGAAGAAGAGGTAGTCAGGGAGAGAGAGTTGGAGGGAGACTTCTCGAACATAAGCAATGTGAGCTTGCGACCTCGCTTGAAGGTGGCTTTAGAACAGGCAAAGGATCTCAAGGTGCATGCTGATGAGATCGAAGCTGAATATCAGGAATCCTGTGGCCTTTCGGGGGTCAGAGAGTTTCTCGACCAATGGATACAAGTATTCGGAGGCCTGCACCGCCTTTGTTATTGGCTGATGAACAAGGAACTGGCGGAGTTTCGCCAGGGCTTGTTTTACAAAATTCTCTACTTATACTCTTTGCTTATTGATGCTGACAAGCGAAGTGCCGGAGGAACTGCTAGTACTAGGCGCCTCAGCCTTCCGCCTGATTTGGTAGACCGCTACCGGAGGCAGGTTTTTGGTTTGGATGCAACTGGCGATGGCCGACAAAGTGAACCGGAGGCCGAGATTAAGCAAATGAATCAAATTCGGGAACGACTGTACCACTTAGCAACCACCAACCTGATTCAAGCCCTGGAAGGAGAAGCCGAGCCACATTTATTTACCCTTACTGCCCCCACTGGCTCCGGCAAGACGCTGACGGGCTTCTCCGTTGCTTTGAAGCTACGACACTGGGTTGAGCAACATCATGGTTACAGCCCTCGCATCATTTACTGCCTTCCCTTTACGAGCATCATTGACCAAAATTATGGGGTTATCGAAGAGGTGCTGGGGATGCTCCCTGATTTTGAGGCCAACCGTAGCGCCTATCTCATCAAGCATCACCACCTGTCCGATGTTTTCTATACCGAAGACGGAAAGGAACGGGCGTTGGATGAGGCGATGCTGCTAGTAGAGAGCTGGGAATCAGAGATAGTAATCAGTACCTTTATCCAGTTCTTTTACGCTATCATAGGTTATCGCAACCGAGCACTCAAGAAACTCCACAACATTGCCGGGTCTATCGTAATTCTAGATGAGGTGCAAAGTGTAAAGCTAGAGTACTGGGATTTAATTGGGTATGCATTGAAGTTAATTACCAAGGAGCTGGGTTGTTACGTCTTGGTAATGACGGCTACTAGGCCGCTTCTCTTTGCTCCCGGTGAGGCAGTTGAGCTGACCGGTGAAAGCGAGACCACTCGCGGGCTCTTTAGTGGATTGGATCGGGTTGAACTCCTTTGCCGGACCGAAAAGGAGATAGCCATTGAGGACCTGTTAGAAGAATTCAAGGCCATCTATCAGCCCGGACATTCCTATCTTCTAGTTTTTAACACTATTAACTCTTCCCTTAATGCCTACCGGCAGATTCGGGATATGTTAGCTGGGGACCCAACTGCAGAAGTCTTCTATTTATCTACGAATATTATCCCCAAGGAAAGGCTATCCAGAGTAGAAGAGATTAAGCGACGAGTTGGAGGCAG